tttatagTTAGATTTACGTTATTTTACGATTATTTGGAAAGACGAATTTACACTTAGAATTTGCTCATCTTCGACGCATCGTTCTGTATTATTCTGCTTAAGCTAAACTCTCGCactaatattaatatatatctttatatttatgtataattatatgtatgtatagatatatatatctattccGATCAACATCGCATCAACTTTTGCCAACATGCCTTTCCTTGTGTGGCTAGCTTACCAGTTAAAGGGAAAAATATAAGATACCACGGATTTGTTAAACTTAAATAAGAATACGTTTCGACTTAACTAATTTACAATTTAGGGATGTGtgttgtgtgggtgtgcgtgaAGAAGTGTATGGGGATTGTGGTTGCTGTTTGAAAGGTTCAAAGCCACTacatttacaatttaaataaaaagcataCTCATATACATAACAGATATAGACATAGACATTTTACACTCTTCAGCTGCTCATTTCTTTGACACTTTTACACCAATATATGCAGCTCCAGTTTCCAAGACTCTGTACAGGATAAACGGCTTCACTACACACTACAGAAAAGACGAGTgggcatatacatatgaatgCAACGGAGCACTTAAACATACATCGACCCTGCAAGCAATTATTGTGTGGGCCATCTTCTTAAAAATGGGCGCTTTGTCCATATTGGTCCTGACCAGATCAGACATCAGACATATCAGATCCAGCCGGCAGTGAGTGCGGGATGTGTGCTTGGCGGATGTGGACAGGCTAATTGTGGCGGTGTGAGGGGTGGTGTTGATTGGTGTGGGCTGGCATGCGTTATTCTAGGAAGGATGTTCATCAGTGGACTCCACTCTTGTTTTAGCCATCTTCCTTGGGCGGGGTGAACCATCCTGCAATAAAAAGTTTCCGTGTCAATCGTTGCTCATCTTACGTTGCATTTCTGGGCCTACCATTCTTTTCGTGAATCTGCACCAGAGATTTGAAGCTCTGCTGGGCTCGAGCCAAACTGTATTGGCCCTGAGTCAGTGCCTGTTTGTAGAAGGTTGTTAAgagtatttaataaaaaggACGTCCATTTTGTCGACTCGAATTCTATGAATTTAACATACTTTGGTAGCCCCGAACTGGATGCGCGCCTTTCCCTTGACGAGTGTGGCTGCAATTTGCATGATAACCGCTTCCACGGTATATGCCGAGCTCCAGCCCTGTTTGGTCAGCAATTCCATGCAGATGGCACCACCGATGAGCACATAGCCGCCTTGTAAAGACAAGAAACATTCAAATAAACGTCcatgatatacatatattcagcAAATCCCACCTGAGATAATCGGATGGACGACGCGCACAAATGGCGGCTCGAAGGGATACGTCTCCTTGAACAGGATGTTGAGCAGTATGCTGTCCTTGCCCTCCTTCTCCTTGAGCATTTGCAGATCACTGTGCAGCGGACTGTCCGGGTCGACAGACTTGAGGCGAATGTTCCATTCGTAAATCGACTCATTGACGAGCTCAATAGAATACATGTTCTTCTTGAAGGCGTCTGAGCGATAAATGTCGCGTAGTTCCTTCATTAAGCGATCGGTTGCCTGCACGGAACCCGAAACGGAACCCTAATGTCGAGTAAAACTTAAGATATAGATATTCAAGGCAAAGTATCGGGGTACTCACTTTTAGATAGTCTTGTCTCTGACTTTGACGCAGTCTTTCTAGAGTCGCTAGGTGTTCCACTTCCATGTCGTCCTTCTGCATTTCACGGATATCAAAACGATTTAAGAATAATTGATTGATATCTTCGCCCagtaattatatataaataactaaCTCTCCTAACcaacaaatcaaaattgaaTTGCAGACAATTTTACACCTAAAGCTCACCTTGTTTGTACTGCGTACATCATCCATTTCCAGCGGCAAGTCCTCATCGCCCTCGCTCTCCTGTTCGCTCTCTCCGATGGGATCCTCGATCTCCTCCTGATCCGAATCGGTCTCCTCGTTGCCGTGGGGTCCGCCACCGCCCCCCGCTCCACCACCACCTGGTCTCTGCTCGCAGCGAAGGGGGGAAGCGGATGGCGGCGGCGTTTGCAGCGGCAGAGCCAAATTATCGATGTCGGGTGGCAGTGGAACGTTGTGAAGGCGGCACAGCTCACGCAGCAGTATGCCCACCTGCAAGGATTTGGTTTGGGATTGTCAGTTCACAGGCAATAGATTTCAAAACTTGCCATAAGTACTCACCTGATTGATCACGTGATTATCACGTCCATTCGTATTGCTAAGTATTTGAACAGCATTTGTGACGCTCGTCTCCTCGCTCTCGGCGAACCAAACTGGCGGCGATGAGGGATAGGTTTCCTGCAGGAGAGAACCAGGCATATAGCATTAGCGTATCGTAAATATCTGGATAGCAACTGGTTTGGCAATGAAACTAGTTGGAAGAACATAGCGCCAGAGCTGTTCAATTTTGAAAAGCCCTA
This Drosophila simulans strain w501 chromosome X, Prin_Dsim_3.1, whole genome shotgun sequence DNA region includes the following protein-coding sequences:
- the LOC6724945 gene encoding ubiquitin-conjugating enzyme E2 Q2 isoform X2, coding for MNLETYPSSPPVWFAESEETSVTNAVQILSNTNGRDNHVINQVGILLRELCRLHNVPLPPDIDNLALPLQTPPPSASPLRCEQRPGGGGAGGGGGPHGNEETDSDQEEIEDPIGESEQESEGDEDLPLEMDDVRSTNKKDDMEVEHLATLERLRQSQRQDYLKGSVSGSVQATDRLMKELRDIYRSDAFKKNMYSIELVNESIYEWNIRLKSVDPDSPLHSDLQMLKEKEGKDSILLNILFKETYPFEPPFVRVVHPIISGGYVLIGGAICMELLTKQGWSSAYTVEAVIMQIAATLVKGKARIQFGATKALTQGQYSLARAQQSFKSLVQIHEKNGWFTPPKEDG
- the LOC6724945 gene encoding ubiquitin-conjugating enzyme E2 Q2 isoform X1; the protein is MACLNTLKQEIKTLEKIFPKNHERFQILNSSVDELLCRFIDKNGKRYDIHANITETYPSSPPVWFAESEETSVTNAVQILSNTNGRDNHVINQVGILLRELCRLHNVPLPPDIDNLALPLQTPPPSASPLRCEQRPGGGGAGGGGGPHGNEETDSDQEEIEDPIGESEQESEGDEDLPLEMDDVRSTNKKDDMEVEHLATLERLRQSQRQDYLKGSVSGSVQATDRLMKELRDIYRSDAFKKNMYSIELVNESIYEWNIRLKSVDPDSPLHSDLQMLKEKEGKDSILLNILFKETYPFEPPFVRVVHPIISGGYVLIGGAICMELLTKQGWSSAYTVEAVIMQIAATLVKGKARIQFGATKALTQGQYSLARAQQSFKSLVQIHEKNGWFTPPKEDG